One window from the genome of Acanthochromis polyacanthus isolate Apoly-LR-REF ecotype Palm Island chromosome 21, KAUST_Apoly_ChrSc, whole genome shotgun sequence encodes:
- the slc25a10a gene encoding mitochondrial dicarboxylate carrier produces the protein MTENRISRWYFGGLSSSAAACLTHPLDLIKVHLQTQQEVRVRMIGMTVNVVRREGYLALYSGLSASLCRQMTYSLSRFGIYETVRDKVNRKNKGLMPFYQKVLLGAFGGFAGGFIGTPADLVNVRMQNDVKLPFKLRRNYAHVFDGLLRVWKEEGIRKLFSGATMASTRGALVSVGQLSCYDQSKQLVLATGYLADNILTHFLASVIAGGCATILCQPLDVVKTRLMNSKVEYRSVFHCLTETAKLGPKAFYKGLVPAAIRLIPHTVFTFIFLEQLRQHFGEVVVA, from the exons ATGACGGAAAATCGCATTTCTCGTTGGTATTTTGGTGGACTATCTTCCAGTGCAGCTGCCTGCTTAACACACCCGCTGGATTTAATcaag GTGCACTTACAAACACAGCAGGAGGTGAGGGTGAGGATGATCGGGATGACCGTTAACGTAGTGAGGAGAGAAGGCTATCTGGCTCTCTACAGTGGCCTCAGTGCTTCTCTCTGCCGGCAG ATGACTTATTCTCTGTCACGCTTTGGCATTTATGAGACTGTCAGAGACAAGgtgaacagaaaaaataaaggtCTCATGCCGTTTTACCAGAAGGTTCTGCTGGGGGCCTTTGGAG GGTTTGCAGGTGGTTTCATTGGGACCCCAGCTGACCTGGTGAATGTCCG AATGCAGAATGATGTGAAGTTGCCGTTCAAGCTCAGAAGAAA TTATGCTCATGTGTTCGATGGGCTGTTACGTGTTTGGAAAGAGG AGGGGATAAGGAAACTGTTCTCCGGTGCTACAATGGCTTCTACTAGAGGCGCACTCGTCTCTGTTGGACAG CTGTCCTGTTATGACCAGTCTAAACAGCTGGTTCTGGCCACTGGTTACCTTGCTGACAACATCCTCACTCACTTCCTGGCCAGTGTGATTGCA GGTGGCTGTGCAACGATCCTGTGCCAACCACTTGATGTTGTTAAAACAAGATTAATGAACTCAAAAGTGGAATATAGG AGCGTGTTTCACTGTCTAACGGAAACAGCAAAGCTTGGCCCGAAGGCGTTCTACAAG GGTCTTGTACCTGCAGCTATCCGCCTCATCCCTCACACAGTCTTCACCTTCATATTCCTCGAGCAGCTGAGGCAGCATTTTGGCGAGGTGGTCGTCGCCTGA